The following is a genomic window from Salmo salar chromosome ssa23, Ssal_v3.1, whole genome shotgun sequence.
TGCTTGGATGTATTTCTAGGCAGGTTTAAACCCAGGTTTAGTCAATTTTCAGGCCAGATTGTGGTGTGTGCGCTCTGCAGCCAGCTGGTGTATTAGCCAGAGGTGAGATGATGTGGCTGTTGCCTCTGGCTGGGCTTCTGTAGCTGCTTTCTGCTCTTGCAGAAGAAGCCCCCTCGTGAGAACAGCAACACCCAGAGACAGCCGAGCTCCTCCACCTCCGGCAGCTCCTCACCCTCCGGCTTGGCCTTCAACACACCCAAACCCTGCAGGAGAGAGTGGAAGTACATCGCCTCCGAGAAGTCCACCAGTAAGTGAATGTGTCGAAGAACGTTTGAAGCCTTCGGTGTCAAGGAGTATGTGTATGAATATCCTAATGTTTAAGATAATAACATTTTAAGTTTTTTTAATGTAGTTATTACCATCACCTCccgccctcctcctcccctctctcgccCAGACAACACCTACCTGTGTCTGGCCGTACTGGACGGGGTGTTGTGCGTGATCTTCCTGCATGGCCGCAACTCTCCCCAGAGTTCTCCCTCTGACACACCATGTCTGATGAAGAGCCTGAGCTTTGAGGCTCAGTCTGAGGAGCTGGAGGAACACCCGCTGACCTCCATGCACTACGCCCGCTCTGGCCTGGGCACTGCCACCCTGCACGGCAGGCTCATCGCTGCAGGTATGTAGGGTTAACCAGCCAATGGGCCTCTATCTGGAGACTGGCACTGACAGGTCTCAAGCCTCAGATCGTCCAAAtcaaccctgtcctgttactgacCTGGTATCCTCTATGTTCCCTCCAGGAGGGTATAACCGGGAGGAGTGCCTGAGGACTGTGGAGTGTTACGACCCCAAAGAGGACCGCTGGACCTTCACTGCTCCCATGCGGACTGCCAGGGCTCGCTTCCAGATGGCCGTGCTCATGGTACAACACACCCCTGTCCTTTGAACCCGCATTTCATATGAATGACAGGTGCCTGTCTGACCCGGACTGATCAAGAGTTTTCTGACTTAAACCTGCCTCTGTCTCCTCTGATTTCTTAGGGTCAGCTGTATGTGATGGGTGGCTCCAACGGTCACTCAGATGAGCTGAGCTGTGGGGAGACCTACGATCCGCACACTGACACGTGGGCTCAGGTGGCAGAGCTCCGGACCAATCGCTGCAACGCAGGTGTCTGCTCGTTGAACAATAAGCTGTTTGTGGTGGGAGGGTCAGACCCCTGTGGGCAGAAAGGACTGAAGAACTGTGATGCTTTTGACCCGGTGACCAAGACCTGGAACAACTGTGCCCCCCTCAACATCAGTACGTACCAATACCACACATACACTTCCCTACGTAGTTATTTTAATTTGGCTTTATACTCCAGCAtttgatttgagatcaaatgttttatgaggcgacagtacagaatgacACGATTATTTGAGGGTTtttccacattaatgtagaagtgttcagaaacattctGTTCTTATTTACAGTAAAAGTGACTCAAAAATGACAAATGATTTACCATTcattgggcacaacataatctgaaacaaccaaaacaaactcaaAATAAACCTAACAAGTTTGAAGAGTCACAATCttagtcattgcatgctaggtaaatgggaccaaatactaagtTGAATACACAAAGTACATTTGTCAAAGTACTTGACACCTTAAATGGGCGGACTAGATGCATAAAGTGtattcatttctaaacggtaaaacagatatgtatgaaaataccctcaagtAAAAGGCTAAATTCTTTACTGTCGCCTCGTATAAAACATTTGATATCAAATCCCAAATGCTGGAGTATAAAGCAAAATTAAAAGTTTTAGCTTCATTGTTGAAATATGATTGTACTATACACATGCTGTaccaatatcacacacacactgagcaaaaAGGGTTCCAGATTATACCAAAAAGGGGTTCTTTGATCTGTCACAGGACTGAATGCTTTAGTAATGGTgcttatgtacagtgcattcaggtgTTCAGACCACTTGAATCTTTccacattgttatgttacagccttattctgaaatggatgaaatagtttcaccaccccccccccccatctatctacacacaataccccataatgacaaaacaaaaacaggtttagacatttttgctaatttataaaaaatgaaactgaaatatcacaagaattcagatcctttactcagtactttgttgatgcaccgttggcagcgattacagcctcaagtcttcttgggtatgatgcttgacatacctatatttggggagtttcacctattcttctctgtagatcctctcaagctctgtcaggttggatgggtagcgtcgctgcagaactattttcaggtctctccagagatgttcgatcgggttcaagtctgtgctctggctgggccactcaaggacattgagacttgtccagaagttacacctacgttgtcttggctgtgtgcttagggtcgtggtcctgttggaaggttaaccttggccccagtctgaggtcctgagcgctctggagaaggttttcatcaaggatctctatcctttgctccgttcatctttcgcttaatcctgactagtctcccagtccttgcccctgaaaaacatccccacagcataatgttgCCACCACCTTGCTtaaccttagggatggtgccaggtttccttcagacgtgacgcttggtattcaggccagagagttcaatcttggtttcatcagaccagagaatcttgtttctcttataggtgccttttggcaaactccaagtggacaGCCATGTTccttctactgaggagtggcttccgtttggccactcaaccataaaagcctgatggtgaagtgcagcagagatggttgtccttctggaaggttctcccatctccacagaggaactctgtcagtgaccatcgggttcttggtcacctccctgaccaaagcccttctcccctgtttgcttggtttggctgggcggccagctctaggaagagtcttgccagttccaaacttcttccatttcagaatgatggaggccactgttcttggggaccttcaatgttgcagaaatgttttgatacccttctccagatctatgcctcgacacaatcctgtctcggcgctctacggacaaatccttcgacctcatggcttggtttttgctctgacatgcactgtcaactgtgggatcttatatagacaggtgtgttcgtttccaaatcatgtccaatcaaccacatgtggactacaatcaagttgtagaaacgtcttaaggatgatcaatggaaaccgtatgcacctgagcacaatttcgagtctcatagcaaatagtttgaatacttatgtaaataaagtatgttttttttatttttaatacatttgtaaaaaaaactgtttttgctttgtcattatggggtattgtgtgtagattgctgagggaaataatgtatttcatcaattttagaataaggatgtaatgtaacaaaatgtggaaaaagggaaggggggcGAATGctttcagtaccagtcaaaagttgagacctactcattcaagggtttttcttcatttgtactattttctgcattgtagaataatagtgaagacatcaaaactatcatgtagtaaccaaaagtgttaaatcaaactattttagattcttcaaagtaaccaccctttgccttgatgaacaaaatgtggataaagtcaaggggtttgagtaCTTTCCGATTTCGTTGTATCGCATATACTGTATTCGTGAAGAACTAGAACAGCTTTGAGTTCTGTGAATGTGAAAAGTGGGTAATGTGCAGTgttaactctgtctgtctgtgttctcctAGAGAGGCACCAGGCTGCGGTATGTGAGCTGGATGGCTTCATGTACGTGATTGGAGGTGCTGAGTCGTGGAACTGCCTGAACACAGTGGAGCGCTACAACCCTGAGAATAACACCTGGACCCTTATCGCCCCCATGAACGTAGCTCGCAGGGGGGCTGGGGTGGCCGTCTACGATGGTAAGAGACTACTCCATAGAAATGAACTATTCAAATTCTATGGTCTGCTCTAAACGGGGGCGCGCTCGAGAGGATTACTATGTATAGGGTAATCAGTTCACAGGGTGGGAATGCAGGTTGCAACCTTGGAATTCGGCAGAAATGTCCAAATCATTACTCCTCAGATAAACTCTGATTTGTGCTGACCCTTTGCTctcctttctctgctctctctcatctccttttCTTCCCCTCTCTAGGGAAGCTCTTAGTGGTTGGTGGGTTTGATGGCTCCCATGCACTGCGCTGCGTAGAGGTGTATGACCCAGTCCGTAACGCATGGAGAATGCTGGGTAGCATGACCGTGGCACGGAGCAATGCGGGTGTAGCCGCGCTGGGTGACGTCATCTGCGCCGTGGGCGGCTTCGACGGAAACGACTTCCTGAACACGCTCGAGGTGTACGACCCTGAGACGGACGAGTGGAGCGACTGCGCCGaggccctctcctctcttccgcctgagggtcaggggttaagggGCTGTTATGGGGGGGGCGTCCCAAACTAACATGCTTAGTGCTTTTAGTTGTGTTTTGTGATTTTCTGTATGTGAGCGGGAGGGACAGGGGAATCATTTTTGGGGGGTTGCCTAAAGCAACATCAAGCCTTTTATTTTCCGTGCTGTATATATTTAGAttgcttttttttcttttttgtgtTAAGAATGCCaacattttaatattttttgtGCAATTGAGTTTTTCTTCGAAAGTTTTGTATTGTTTTCTGAGGGTTTACAGAGAAACACCTGTTTTGGTCACCAAGACTACCTTGGACTTACTGGTGTGTTCAGAATAGGTGACGGTACTGGAAAACTTTGAGTTGGCTTGTTTTAGGAAAGTGATTCTGAATATCTTTTTTCATTTTGAACTGTCATTTTAGCTCACACATAtttaaatatctgcaattttgaaGCCTTATTCAAAGAAAGAGGGTTACTCCCATGTCATTTTTGTGTAGTTTAAACTGAAGCTGGATTGCTTGACAAATCTTTAAtgccttttttatatttttatacacTGCTGATTTACCAATAGAGGAAGTAGTGGACGCACATGTCTATTGAGTCATCAAACGAAACCAGTGCCAGTTTAGTAACGCgtaacacactcgcacacacacgctAACCAACTCTTTTGTTGCTGTGTTTTGACTAATTTACTATTATGGAGATGTGGTTGTGTTGAGCGTTTTAAAAGGGGTTCAGACATTTGGCTTCGATTTTCTTTTGTGAGTTTAGAATGATTCAATTGGAAAGTGCTGCATCACATTTGTAACAAGCTGATATTTCTTAACTAATAAACCATTTCAACCTCTTTTTTTTAGTTTTCCAGTTCTAGTACTGTATTGAACTAATAATCAGGTTTGACTGGTTAAAGTGGAGTGACTTTCGCTGTCTTTGAGGTAGCATTGGGAAATTTCCACCCTGGGGTTCTAATGAAATAACCTGACTTATACACATTCTATAAACCTTCCACCAATTGGATGTTGCAAGTCACTATTTTTTTCCACCAGGACACAATTACTGTCCCCAAATATAGCATTTCTCTCCCTTGCTTCTCTACACGAGCATAAATGTATGGCAGCATGGTCTATGCAGCCATCCACGGCTACGTTTTACACAGGCAACCAAATTCTGATCCTTTGCCTAATTGGCAAAatatctgatctgattggtcaatagACCAATTTGAGAAAAAATatcaattgggctgcctgtgtaaacgcagccatagcTCCTCTACCAGTTAGTTTCCACTGAGACCAGATTACCTACCTCACTAAtggctggattcaatccgtattgCGGAAGAGCCGCATAAAAATGAAGGcaatttccgattgagctgacATGTTTCGCGTGAATGCACTGTCCGAGACCGTGGGAACATTGTCATTTGCGCTATTAAGCTACGGATTGAATAGAATCCTAAATCCTTTCTCTGTTCCCATTGGGGTGTAATTTGAAGAATTACACTAAACGTAGTTTGCctgcagagggagggaaggatagagggaccCAGTCAGTCTGGGTCAAATGATCTCTAAAGTTGGGTGAATGGCGCAACACCTGAGCTGTACCTACAATCCCTTGAACGACCCTGTCCTTGGACATTGGCTACTTTACCTAACACCTGTCAAAGACCACTAATTCCTCCCCCTCTACGTTCTGTCAATTCACAAAATAGCCTCCTGTAGTCTGACGGCACACCTGTCAATCACGTCGCAACCTGGCTGAGGGAAGTAGGCCACAGACGGTTCGAGGGTAGCACTTCACTTTCTGCTGAGTGGTCATGGCTTTTGGCCAGGCCATGTAAAACAATTACCTACCCGTATAATTATACTTATATGGAATTATAATTCTCATCTGCTCTAAAAATGAACAGTCAGATTTTTGTTTCACTGAATCAGACATACTGGAAATGAAACATGTTCTGTGACAAATGTTTCACTAAGATTAGTCCAATCTTCTAATGTACGCATAGATTAAGTCAGATCACGCATTAACTGGTGATAGCCGACACCTAGCCActtgtgtaggctatatagaaataatgacgctcaaattgaaaatcattcAACCATTAGAGTCTAAACTGGAGGGGGTACTACTAAGCTGTATGGAGTTttgtcataccaaggatcattttgctatttgatttggaattttaagaccccttgaagtactGAAAAAATTATATGAATGAATTTTTGGCCTGACTGCTATTAGctcatacaaacacattgaataacagattcactacatggaacagatagtccccccaaaaaaataaagtttgttctgaagtggatgtcctatatctgagagatataagaaagatcaggaaacataatTTCATTAAAcatatatttaaccccttatgtTTAGCACTAAACAGTCTTAAGCCCTGTCCAAGCTGGGGGAgggtctactaagctatatggaattgttttaagatggtcataccaaggataattttgctatttgattaagaaatataaaaaaatctatataagAACATTATTTGACAGttttatttggccttactgctgttACCCCATTTAAATGCATTGAATGACAGATTcattacatggaacaacagacatGTTACAcagaggggggtgtgtgtgtgtgtgtgtgtgtgtagtgcaaactgtttggatgctacagacagaagttggcagatcggctgtaccgacttcagacaagtcccaagacgcttgtgggggtcgtagagcaaaacagagaacgcCATTGTGTTCGTGAGTTTCATCTGGGGTTATAATAGTTTGTAGACCAAAccattcggacgctacagatgattttgtgagaagaccgattttcggaatgtgtcatggtctgacaaactccactctagctctgtcaccttttacCATAGATGCATATATTTGTTATATTTGAACAATTCATCTCACTCTTTCTTGCTCTGGGATATATGGAGAGATATGGCGAGGATAGGTGGGATGTGTGAAGTAATTGTACACTTTAAATGTGTTTACATAGATGACAATTGTCTCTTTTTATAATGAGGCAGACCACCACGGCTGGCTTGTATTAATGCATGGACTGTCACGTTGGTATTGTACAAACTTAGACAAACAGTACACACTGTGAAATATACATGTGCATGGACATAGTCACATAAACCACAGACACTACTGTGTATCCATACAATCATTACAGACCAGTGTCAACTTGAATGCTTCTATACTGTCCAGCAAAGGCTGtggttctgtcccaaatggcactctattccccatcTAGAACCCTATGGGGTTCAGCTGCCTCAGCAACCATAGAACACATCACCTGCTCAATAACAAACAAAGGTTGAGCTAAGCTTTCAAAAACTTTCAATGAGCTGTCACAACTGTTCATTGGAACAGACACAGCTATTTCTGTACTCATGAGTTCTGTACttattttatttctgtattcaGCAGAGCGGCTAATGTGTCAACACGACTTCTAATAAAACTCCACACTGACACCATTGCCTGGTCTCCAGTGAGCATTATAAACCCATCTACCGAGGAGCCCTAATGTTTTAGAGATGTTTATAGCTCTTTCTGTGGAAatgaatcagccaagacccctgTGTTTTTAGTTTTAATCAACCTTTCTGTCAGACTCCAACTGTAATAATCATAAATTGTGTCAATGTTATGAGACAGCATAATAATGATTTAGCTATTGTTCAGTGATCTTTTCCTATAATTGGAGTGCTCTGTTTACTAGAGGCTGACCAATCGTTTTTTGTTGTGTGGTCCGGTTCCAATTTTGGGGGGAGAAAACTTGCCAATACCTATACATCTGCCGATATACAACATTTTTCAAAACTGAGTTCTCATAAATCAATATCCAAAAGAGCAATTGTCAATGCTTCAAAATGTTTGTTCTTACATTGTGACAATAATGACACGAGATCTGCTTCAAGTGTTCAGATAAGCATGAATAACAGTGAAATAAATCGAACGATATCGATATATCGGTAAAATGGTAATAGCAGCCAATAATATCGGTCAGGCTCTAATTATAATATATTAATTGGTTGTTCgcgtcacggtaattaggcttctctaaGCTCTGAtgttgctgatggtcattagtagcctacaaaACTTTgctaactgcctgctactcagcactctattgtacttctaatcactcagacatcaatgcaaatgtattcaaaaatcgaatcaaacacttcatgagagcctgtgagttcatgttgcacaacatttcaagtcaaatgttattggtcacatacacgttaagcagatgttattgctggtgtagcgaaatgcttgcgtGAGATGCTTGCGTAGGCTATTGAATTGTGCAAGAAAACAGAGGGAGGCCTCTTATACtcctctactaaaaagaggagagtcagctttctataggctaggcctacaatatttctttctcaactttcctaatattaagcacattgcttatattcacaacatgagtatagcctacctggctggcatgaaaaataAACCacagggaaaagcgtcctccattcgctatttgcATAGATTACATATTTTTTCCACTGCCCCTGTTTTGATACAGgtccatgataatggtccattctaaatcaaaacaaatgtcacacatacaGCATCAGTAAAAAGTAAACCgctcagccaacaagtgctcagcatatgtgggaactccttcaagacttgaaaaagcattccagatgaagctggttgagagaatgccaagagtgtgcaaagctgtaatcaaggcaaacttcttactttgaagaatctcaaatatagaatttattttgatttgtttaatacttttttggttactacatgattccatatgtgttatttcatagttttgatgtgttcactattattctacaatgtagaaaatagtacaacagcatcaatgtaacagtgtaggttccgtccctctcttcgccccaacctgggctcgaaccagggacccttgcacacattaacaactgacacccacgaagcattgttacccatcgcgccacaaaagccgcggcccttgcaacgcaaggggaaaccctacttcaagtctcagagtgagtgacgtcattgactgaaatgctattagcgcacaccaccgctaactaactagccatttcacatcggttacacttataatgtgaagaaatagcctaatagtttatcaacatgttAAGCTAAAGGTTCTTATCTGTTTTTtcgatgctagtggttgtattaatttgggatctatcgcatcccacaactgtcccagactatgtttggaatatttattactcgcacagaatagaatatgtCTACCTTTGTActgtgggggatagtagattgacataggcgagtgcttttgctgtttgttcggCCTACTCATTTTGTTGGCTGATGATATCTTcgatatgcacctcggaattgtaTAAGGATGCATGCAGTTGTGTCCACGATGTGTCTgttttcacttgtagcctgtgagaaagacccaatcaCATGATGGAgcgcgcagcactcagggagaagggcacaccGGCCACTGGCTGCAAAAGGCCTGGATTTCTTTAGGGttcattacggccacacaaaggggatgccggcaTGAAATTCTAGGCACTATCAAGTGCttctcaaattgtgaatgagtgactgatgtagtgtgtacagcctgcgcaaaaacaaagcagagctcatgccctTCAAGCTACTTttatcaaatcatcattagtctctcatcatgcagccttacaatgtattaaaagtctaaacatatagcccaacgtttgtagaacaactaaagttacattaataactctaaattaagcatataggaatacctattacattgttaaccactcaacacagaatagcagcTTGTGTGCACTGCctcaaattgtttggagaaaatatcctttctattttattcagtttTGTTCATTTGTATTCTTCAtattataaaataatgccacggaattctaagcaaatcttgtctgctaaatgaactagtgtaacccacagccatatggcataaccagatcaggacctaacatatgGACAAATCAGAGTATgccattctgttcttctgaaatagaatacattttcttcatatcatgcttctttagacctgtctaaaataaatcatggatttattgtggtgtaggctatattacatatattagactttttaaaatgttccaaaggtcagcatcagtggctcgtaggctacagtatgtgtggaagacaggagatgctaaatgtgtttgttatttatttttatttatttcacctttatttaaccaggta
Proteins encoded in this region:
- the LOC106584002 gene encoding influenza virus NS1A-binding protein homolog A encodes the protein MIPNGYLLFDDESLLDSTVTKMNALRKSGQFCDVRLQVCGHELMAHRAVLACCSPYLFEIFNSDIEPHGVSHVTFEDLDPEAVEILLNYAYTAQLKADKELVKDVYTAAKRLKMERVKQICGNYLLSKMESQSAISFRNFSSCMGDGRMLSKIDIYIQEHLLEVSEQEDFLKLPRLKLEVMLEDSLSLPSNGKLYSKVLNWVQRRLWENGDQLDRLMGEVQTLYYSADHKLLDGALIIEEHGMFGVGAEEDHMQFVQKKPPRENSNTQRQPSSSTSGSSSPSGLAFNTPKPCRREWKYIASEKSTNNTYLCLAVLDGVLCVIFLHGRNSPQSSPSDTPCLMKSLSFEAQSEELEEHPLTSMHYARSGLGTATLHGRLIAAGGYNREECLRTVECYDPKEDRWTFTAPMRTARARFQMAVLMGQLYVMGGSNGHSDELSCGETYDPHTDTWAQVAELRTNRCNAGVCSLNNKLFVVGGSDPCGQKGLKNCDAFDPVTKTWNNCAPLNIKRHQAAVCELDGFMYVIGGAESWNCLNTVERYNPENNTWTLIAPMNVARRGAGVAVYDGKLLVVGGFDGSHALRCVEVYDPVRNAWRMLGSMTVARSNAGVAALGDVICAVGGFDGNDFLNTLEVYDPETDEWSDCAEALSSLPPEGQGLRGCYGGGVPN